From Candidatus Afararchaeum irisae, a single genomic window includes:
- a CDS encoding zinc ribbon domain-containing protein: MKVLTEYVFDCSGCGESVAVNAEMKQTLLRDGCPVCREDVSEDDFDSV; this comes from the coding sequence ATGAAGGTACTCACGGAGTACGTCTTCGACTGCTCGGGCTGTGGAGAGTCGGTCGCTGTCAACGCCGAGATGAAACAGACACTTCTCCGTGACGGCTGTCCCGTCTGTCGAGAGGACGTTTCCGAGGACGACTTCGACTCCGTATAG
- a CDS encoding GNAT family N-acetyltransferase, with protein MSDEENAGDRIRPLDESYIGCICEVTNSAAEVYYGTLPERCYSRPYMTREDVREDIEEGVVYRGYFLDSDLVGVIGVQEIENSQSFVAVRRLYVVPDFQRQGIGTSLLRHCLDSNPNRDVYTVTWKDAPWAVEFYEKNGFENLGVQPELVERHWSPPEGCENDFVVLLLES; from the coding sequence ATGAGTGATGAAGAGAACGCTGGAGACAGAATAAGACCACTCGACGAGAGCTACATAGGCTGTATCTGTGAAGTAACTAACTCAGCCGCTGAGGTCTACTACGGCACACTGCCGGAGAGATGTTACAGCCGACCCTATATGACCCGAGAAGACGTCAGGGAAGACATCGAGGAGGGCGTCGTATACAGGGGCTACTTCCTCGACTCAGATCTCGTCGGTGTCATAGGGGTTCAGGAGATCGAGAACAGCCAGTCCTTCGTAGCCGTGAGACGTCTCTACGTAGTCCCCGACTTTCAGAGACAGGGAATAGGAACAAGCCTCCTCAGACACTGTCTCGACTCTAATCCCAACAGGGACGTCTACACAGTAACTTGGAAGGACGCACCGTGGGCTGTCGAGTTCTACGAGAAGAACGGCTTCGAGAACCTCGGGGTTCAGCCAGAGCTAGTAGAGAGACACTGGAGCCCGCCCGAGGGATGTGAGAACGACTTCGTCGTCCTACTCCTCGAAAGTTGA
- a CDS encoding phosphopantetheine adenylyltransferase — MRVAVGGTFDPVHDGHYSLLKKAFELGDEGVVVGLTSDDLAPKTRDEERRIRSFEERKEGLVEAIEEVNEWSRDYEVDKLEDPFGIASEDPSFDCIVVSPETQKGAEKINEIRQENGMETLDIVVVPYIAAEDGDPISSTRVVKGEIDKHGNVKEEETRG, encoded by the coding sequence ATGCGCGTTGCTGTAGGCGGGACTTTCGATCCTGTACACGACGGACATTACTCTCTGCTGAAGAAGGCTTTCGAACTCGGCGACGAGGGAGTAGTAGTCGGACTCACAAGCGACGACCTCGCCCCGAAGACACGTGATGAGGAACGCAGGATAAGATCCTTCGAGGAGAGGAAAGAAGGTCTCGTAGAGGCGATAGAAGAGGTCAACGAGTGGAGCCGCGACTACGAGGTCGACAAGCTCGAAGATCCGTTCGGGATAGCGAGCGAAGATCCCTCGTTTGACTGCATAGTCGTCTCACCCGAGACTCAAAAGGGAGCCGAGAAGATAAACGAGATAAGACAGGAGAACGGGATGGAGACTCTCGACATAGTCGTAGTTCCGTACATAGCCGCCGAGGACGGCGATCCGATATCGTCGACGAGGGTAGTCAAGGGAGAGATAGACAAACACGGCAACGTGAAGGAGGAAGAGACCCGAGGATGA